A single region of the Duganella sp. BuS-21 genome encodes:
- a CDS encoding efflux RND transporter periplasmic adaptor subunit, with translation MKKSSLALLVGAVLVIGGGVWYLMPHGEAPAAGGKMNGGPQGPTTVSIIAPKRQDVPVVLQANGTVTPVSTVDLHPQTTATIAKVHIKEGQFVKSGELMFTLDDRSERANVDKAQAQVERDRAALADYERQYKRAQELLEQKFIAQNAVDTLKSQVDSARALLNADIAAARSASVDASYTAIRAPMTGRVGAINVYQGSLVQMSTLLTSVTQLDPITVAFTLPETALAGLMAAQREGAVPVQVKLDNATLAVNGKLSFIDNTVDPVAGVIRVKAQFDNKDTSLWPGQYVNTQLISHVIKDATVIPQNAIISNTRGTFVYAVDKDQSAKVVNIKRLHAFGESAAVTGLNGDEQVIVDGKQNLRPGGKVRIATADGSKQKG, from the coding sequence ATGAAAAAATCTTCCTTAGCACTCCTGGTAGGCGCGGTTCTGGTGATCGGCGGCGGCGTTTGGTATCTGATGCCCCACGGCGAGGCGCCGGCCGCCGGCGGCAAGATGAACGGCGGCCCGCAAGGCCCGACCACGGTCAGCATCATCGCCCCGAAACGCCAGGATGTGCCGGTGGTACTGCAGGCGAATGGCACCGTCACGCCGGTCAGCACCGTCGACCTGCACCCGCAGACCACCGCCACCATCGCCAAGGTACACATCAAGGAAGGGCAGTTTGTTAAATCCGGTGAACTGATGTTCACACTGGACGACCGCAGCGAGCGCGCCAACGTGGACAAGGCCCAGGCCCAGGTCGAACGCGACCGCGCCGCACTGGCCGACTACGAGCGCCAGTACAAGCGCGCACAGGAACTGCTGGAGCAGAAGTTCATCGCCCAGAACGCCGTCGACACGCTGAAGAGCCAGGTCGACTCGGCCCGCGCGCTGCTCAACGCCGACATCGCCGCCGCCCGCTCCGCCAGCGTGGACGCCAGCTACACCGCGATCCGCGCGCCGATGACGGGCCGCGTCGGCGCCATCAACGTCTACCAGGGCAGCCTGGTACAGATGAGCACCTTGCTCACTTCGGTCACCCAACTCGATCCGATCACGGTCGCCTTCACGCTGCCGGAAACCGCGCTGGCCGGCCTGATGGCGGCCCAGCGCGAAGGCGCGGTGCCGGTGCAGGTCAAGCTGGACAACGCGACGCTGGCCGTGAACGGCAAGCTCAGCTTCATCGACAACACCGTCGATCCGGTGGCCGGCGTGATCCGCGTGAAAGCCCAGTTCGACAACAAGGACACCAGCTTGTGGCCGGGCCAGTACGTCAACACCCAGCTCATTTCGCACGTCATCAAAGATGCGACGGTGATCCCGCAAAACGCTATCATTAGCAACACCCGCGGCACCTTCGTCTATGCGGTCGACAAGGACCAATCGGCCAAGGTGGTGAATATCAAGCGCCTGCATGCGTTTGGCGAAAGCGCCGCCGTGACCGGGCTCAATGGTGATGAACAGGTCATCGTTGACGGCAAGCAGAACCTGCGGCCGGGCGGCAAGGTGCGCATCGCCACCGCCGATGGTAGCAAGCAGAAAGGCTAA
- a CDS encoding response regulator: MEPTSTILIVDDDRDIRTLLADYLESNGYRALCAADGAGMWKQLDEGKPELVVLDLNLPGDDGLTLCRKLRAHSTLPVIMLTARNEPLDRILGLEMGADDYLPKPFEPRELLARIRSVLRRSNAMPVGSGADKAQQMKFSGWTLDLTARHLLNPDGIVIMLSGAEFRLLKVFLEHPNRVLNRDQLLNLTQGRDADPFDRSIDIQISRLRQKLGEDARMPQIIKTVRNGGYVLAGQVTVEPQA, from the coding sequence ATGGAACCGACATCTACTATATTAATCGTCGACGACGATCGCGACATCCGCACCCTGCTCGCAGACTACCTCGAATCGAACGGCTATCGCGCCCTGTGCGCGGCCGACGGCGCCGGCATGTGGAAGCAGCTGGACGAGGGCAAGCCCGAGCTGGTGGTGCTCGATCTCAACCTGCCCGGCGACGACGGCCTGACCCTGTGCCGCAAGCTGCGCGCCCACTCGACCCTGCCGGTCATCATGCTGACCGCCCGCAACGAACCGCTGGACCGCATCCTCGGCCTGGAAATGGGCGCCGACGATTACCTGCCCAAGCCCTTCGAGCCGCGCGAGCTGCTGGCGCGCATCCGCAGCGTCCTGCGACGCAGCAACGCCATGCCGGTCGGCAGCGGTGCCGACAAGGCGCAGCAGATGAAATTTTCGGGCTGGACGCTGGACCTGACCGCGCGCCACCTGCTCAATCCGGACGGCATCGTCATCATGCTGTCGGGTGCGGAGTTCCGCCTGCTCAAGGTCTTCCTGGAACACCCGAACCGCGTGCTGAACCGCGACCAACTGCTGAACCTCACCCAAGGCCGCGACGCCGATCCCTTCGACCGCTCGATCGACATTCAGATCAGCCGCCTGCGCCAGAAACTCGGCGAAGATGCGCGCATGCCACAAATCATCAAGACCGTGCGCAACGGCGGCTACGTGCTGGCCGGCCAGGTGACCGTGGAGCCGCAGGCGTGA
- a CDS encoding ATP-binding protein, whose translation MKVFFGSMTGRVFLVLLLGIVASAALTQWLAVNERTRALERYRDFHALERAEQLITTADVMPESARPTFLAVASRGTVRLEMSDTPQAQRLSPTEFSTQLQQRLGERYKLGPLAEHPAACDLPRQTTSMFASAQWRGTCETMNVQLHDGQMLKLSVLPPRQPPPAGQSELLSLLPFLLSIAFLAYLVARMTIRPLKRLAQAAKDLGNDINHPPVVLSGAAEIRQASAAFNAMQARIRQHITQRTQMLAAITHDLQTPLTRLRLRLEKVGDAELKQRLVDDLSAMQEMVKEGLDLARSMDSTESMQALDLDALLDSVCSDATDVGQQVDLRGRAAMALMGRPMAIRRCLVNLIDNAVKYGHYAHVTVERMAGAARISIRDGGPGIAPDQMARVFEPFYRIETSRSRASGGTGLGLTIARNIAEQHGANVTLSNHQDGGLEVTLVVPEYYTGH comes from the coding sequence GTGAAAGTCTTCTTCGGCTCCATGACCGGGCGCGTGTTCCTGGTGCTGTTGCTGGGCATCGTCGCTTCGGCGGCGCTGACCCAGTGGCTGGCCGTCAACGAACGCACGCGCGCGCTGGAGCGCTACCGCGACTTCCACGCGCTGGAACGGGCCGAACAACTGATCACCACCGCCGACGTCATGCCGGAAAGCGCGCGTCCGACCTTCCTGGCGGTCGCCAGCCGTGGCACGGTGCGCCTGGAAATGAGCGACACGCCGCAAGCGCAGCGCCTGTCGCCGACCGAATTTTCAACCCAGCTGCAACAACGCCTGGGCGAGCGCTACAAGCTGGGTCCACTAGCAGAGCACCCGGCCGCCTGCGACCTGCCGCGCCAGACCACCAGCATGTTCGCCTCGGCCCAGTGGCGCGGCACCTGCGAAACCATGAACGTACAACTGCACGACGGCCAGATGCTCAAGCTGTCCGTGCTGCCGCCGCGCCAGCCGCCGCCGGCCGGCCAGAGCGAGCTGTTGTCGCTGCTGCCTTTCCTGCTCAGCATCGCCTTCCTGGCCTATCTGGTGGCGCGCATGACCATCCGTCCGCTCAAGCGCCTGGCACAGGCCGCCAAGGACCTGGGCAACGACATCAACCACCCGCCGGTGGTGCTCAGCGGCGCGGCCGAAATCCGCCAGGCCAGCGCCGCCTTCAACGCCATGCAGGCGCGCATCCGCCAGCACATCACCCAGCGCACCCAGATGCTGGCCGCCATCACCCACGATTTGCAAACGCCGCTCACGCGCCTGCGCCTGCGCCTGGAAAAGGTCGGCGACGCCGAGCTCAAGCAGCGCCTGGTCGACGACCTCTCGGCCATGCAGGAAATGGTCAAGGAAGGGCTGGACCTGGCGCGCAGCATGGACTCCACCGAATCGATGCAGGCGCTCGACCTTGACGCGCTGCTCGACAGCGTCTGCAGCGACGCCACCGACGTCGGCCAGCAGGTCGACCTGCGCGGCCGCGCGGCGATGGCGCTGATGGGCCGGCCGATGGCGATCCGCCGCTGCCTCGTCAACTTGATCGACAACGCCGTCAAGTACGGCCATTACGCCCATGTCACTGTCGAGCGCATGGCCGGCGCGGCGCGCATCAGCATCCGCGACGGCGGCCCCGGTATCGCGCCGGACCAGATGGCGCGCGTGTTCGAACCGTTTTACCGCATCGAAACCTCGCGCTCGCGCGCCTCGGGCGGCACCGGACTGGGGCTGACCATCGCCCGCAACATCGCCGAGCAGCACGGCGCCAACGTCACCTTGTCCAACCATCAGGATGGCGGCCTGGAAGTGACGCTGGTGGTGCCCGAGTACTACACCGGCCACTAA
- a CDS encoding efflux RND transporter permease subunit produces MNLSELCIRRPVMVVLLSASLILAGVLSYFYIPVAALPSYNTPVINVSADLPGASPDTMASSVALPLEKQFSTIAGLALITSTNTLGNSSLTLEFDPSVNVNEAAVDVQAALLRAQRQLPVEMTDLPSYRKVNPADAPVLFMTMNSPSLTLSELNDYAENLIAPSLSTLPGVAQVSVNGQKRFAVRIRAKSDLMNARNLTLDELQQAIKSANANTPLGILDGPSQTLTITGNAQLMKASDYANLIIAQRNGESVRLRDVADVQDSFQSTKAAGSYNGERSIVLLVQRQPDANTVQVVDGVRRLLPQFKAQLPASININLVNDRSVSIREAIHDVNLTLLLTVGLVVMVIFLFLRRAAATFIPAITMPISLLGALALLYAFGYSLDNVSLLGITLAVGLVVDDAIVVLENIVRHIEMGKRPLEASLVGAKEMGFTIISISVSLVAVFIPIFFMPGVIGLMFHEFAVVVALSVLVSAAVSLMLVPMLASRLLPADAIDPEHDKGNFIGRWFEAGFGALRNFYARTLDTALRFRFIVLLAALGTFVLTVVLYITIPKGFFPEEDLGQIRVNTEASEDISSAALLELQEKVAAIIKADPNVQDVTSFVGGGNTGRMFMVLKPRSERQKMPQVLDSLRKATKQVPGISVYLSPVQNLQLGGRQSKSRYQYTLQSVSPGALNEWAEKYMDRMRADSDFRDVTSDSQNKGLQASLKIDRDKANSLGVAISDIRTALYLAFGERQVSTIYSPAASYYVILEAADADRQFDSALTKISVRNKTGQLVQLSSFASVERTIGPTAVNHQGQLQAITLSFNLAPDVPLGTATNKIDAWAADMHLPPSIITNYGGDAAVFQSSQGSQLILILAALGVIYVLLGVLYESYIHPLTILAGLPSAAVGALITLRLFNLDLTMIAIIGILMLIGIVKKNAIMMIDFALHAQRNQGMTPEQAIREACILRFRPIMMTTMAALMGALPIALGLGAGAELRQPLGLAVVGGLIFSQVITLYITPVIYLFLDKYSGTGPMLDAEIDADKAIPAVPHHREPVPLKAVNKH; encoded by the coding sequence ATGAACCTTTCCGAATTGTGCATCCGCCGTCCCGTGATGGTGGTGCTGCTGTCGGCCTCGCTGATCCTGGCCGGCGTGCTGTCGTACTTCTACATCCCGGTGGCGGCGCTGCCCAGCTATAACACGCCGGTCATCAATGTCTCGGCCGACCTGCCGGGCGCTTCGCCCGACACCATGGCGTCCTCGGTGGCGCTGCCGCTGGAGAAGCAGTTCTCCACCATCGCCGGCCTGGCGCTGATCACTTCCACCAACACGCTCGGCAATTCCTCGCTGACCCTGGAGTTCGACCCCAGCGTCAACGTCAACGAAGCGGCGGTGGACGTGCAGGCGGCGCTGCTGCGCGCCCAGCGCCAGTTGCCGGTCGAGATGACCGACCTGCCGTCCTACCGCAAGGTCAACCCGGCCGATGCGCCGGTGCTGTTCATGACCATGAATTCGCCGTCGCTGACCCTGTCGGAACTGAACGACTACGCGGAAAACCTGATCGCCCCCAGCCTCTCGACCCTGCCGGGCGTAGCCCAGGTATCGGTCAACGGCCAGAAACGATTCGCGGTGCGCATCCGCGCCAAGTCGGACCTGATGAACGCGCGCAACCTCACGCTGGACGAGTTGCAGCAGGCGATCAAATCGGCCAACGCCAACACCCCGCTCGGTATTCTCGACGGCCCCAGCCAGACCCTGACCATCACCGGCAACGCCCAGCTGATGAAGGCTTCCGACTACGCCAACCTGATCATCGCCCAGCGCAACGGTGAATCGGTGCGCCTGCGCGACGTGGCCGACGTGCAGGACAGCTTCCAGTCGACCAAGGCCGCCGGCAGCTACAACGGCGAGCGCTCCATCGTGCTGCTGGTGCAGCGCCAGCCGGACGCCAACACCGTGCAGGTGGTGGACGGCGTACGCCGCCTGCTGCCGCAGTTCAAGGCCCAGCTGCCGGCCTCGATCAACATCAACCTGGTCAACGACCGCTCGGTGTCGATCCGCGAAGCGATCCACGACGTCAACCTGACCCTGCTGCTGACAGTGGGCCTGGTGGTGATGGTGATCTTCCTGTTCCTGCGCCGTGCCGCCGCCACCTTCATTCCGGCCATCACCATGCCGATCTCGCTGCTCGGCGCGCTGGCGCTGCTGTACGCCTTTGGCTACTCGCTCGACAACGTCTCGCTGCTCGGCATCACGCTGGCCGTGGGCCTGGTGGTCGATGACGCCATCGTGGTGCTGGAAAACATCGTGCGCCACATCGAGATGGGCAAGCGGCCGCTGGAGGCCTCGCTGGTGGGCGCCAAGGAAATGGGCTTCACCATCATCTCGATTTCCGTCTCGCTGGTGGCGGTGTTCATCCCGATCTTCTTCATGCCGGGCGTGATCGGCCTGATGTTCCACGAATTCGCCGTGGTGGTGGCGCTGTCGGTGCTGGTGTCGGCGGCGGTGTCGCTGATGCTGGTGCCGATGTTGGCCAGCCGCCTGCTGCCGGCCGACGCCATCGACCCTGAACACGACAAAGGCAATTTCATCGGCCGCTGGTTTGAAGCCGGTTTCGGCGCGCTGCGCAACTTCTACGCCCGCACGCTCGATACCGCGTTGCGCTTCCGCTTCATCGTGCTGCTGGCCGCGCTGGGCACCTTCGTGCTGACGGTGGTGCTGTACATCACGATTCCGAAAGGCTTCTTCCCGGAGGAAGACCTGGGCCAGATCCGCGTCAACACCGAGGCCTCGGAAGACATTTCCTCGGCCGCGCTGCTGGAGCTGCAGGAAAAGGTGGCCGCCATCATCAAGGCCGACCCCAACGTGCAGGACGTCACTTCCTTTGTCGGCGGCGGCAACACCGGCCGCATGTTCATGGTGCTCAAGCCGCGCAGCGAGCGCCAGAAAATGCCGCAGGTGCTCGACAGCCTGCGCAAGGCCACCAAGCAGGTGCCCGGCATCTCCGTCTACCTGAGCCCGGTGCAGAACTTGCAACTCGGCGGCCGCCAGTCCAAGAGCCGCTACCAGTACACGCTGCAATCGGTCAGCCCCGGCGCGCTCAATGAGTGGGCCGAGAAATACATGGACCGCATGCGCGCCGATTCGGACTTCCGCGACGTCACCAGCGATTCGCAGAACAAGGGCCTGCAAGCCTCGCTGAAGATCGACCGCGACAAGGCCAACAGCCTCGGCGTGGCGATCAGCGACATCCGCACCGCGCTCTACCTGGCCTTCGGCGAGCGCCAGGTATCGACCATCTACTCGCCGGCCGCCAGCTATTACGTGATTCTGGAAGCGGCCGACGCCGACCGCCAATTCGACAGCGCGCTGACCAAGATTTCGGTGCGCAACAAGACCGGCCAACTGGTCCAGCTGTCCAGCTTTGCCAGCGTGGAGCGCACCATCGGCCCGACCGCCGTCAACCACCAGGGCCAGCTGCAGGCGATCACGCTGTCGTTCAACCTGGCGCCGGACGTGCCGCTGGGCACCGCCACCAACAAGATCGACGCCTGGGCCGCCGACATGCACCTGCCGCCGTCCATCATCACCAACTACGGCGGCGACGCGGCGGTGTTCCAGAGTTCGCAGGGCAGCCAGTTGATCCTGATCCTGGCCGCGCTGGGCGTGATCTACGTGTTGCTGGGCGTGTTGTACGAGAGCTACATCCACCCGTTGACCATCCTGGCCGGCCTGCCGTCGGCGGCGGTGGGCGCGCTGATCACGCTGCGCCTGTTCAACCTGGACCTGACCATGATCGCCATCATCGGCATCCTGATGCTGATCGGTATCGTCAAGAAGAACGCCATCATGATGATTGACTTCGCGCTGCACGCGCAGCGCAACCAGGGCATGACGCCGGAGCAGGCGATCCGCGAGGCCTGCATCCTGCGCTTCCGCCCGATCATGATGACCACCATGGCGGCGCTGATGGGCGCCCTGCCGATCGCCCTCGGCCTCGGCGCCGGCGCGGAGCTGCGCCAGCCGCTGGGCCTGGCGGTGGTGGGCGGCCTGATCTTCTCGCAAGTGATCACGCTGTACATCACGCCCGTGATTTACTTGTTCCTCGACAAGTACAGCGGCACCGGCCCGATGCTGGACGCCGAAATCGACGCCGACAAGGCGATCCCCGCCGTCCCTCACCATCGCGAGCCGGTGCCGCTGAAGGCCGTGAACAAGCATTGA
- a CDS encoding M20/M25/M40 family metallo-hydrolase yields the protein MSSFRPLLLSALALSALPALAQAPAKALNAISAKDLLEHIQTLASDEFEGRAPGTAGETKTVAYIQQEFKKLGLKPGNPDGSWVQAVPMRGQRPTPSFSYTIGGQKVALSFPNDYVAHSTSQPTSVNVNNSDIVFVGYGVQAPEYGWDDYKGVDVRGKTILMLINDPAVVDPSNPEQLDPAMFKGKAMTYYGRWTYKYEIAAKLGAAAAMIIHETKPAAYPWDVVRSGGVAEHFSLLRNGDDPDAPTVPGWIQLDQAKAMMAAAGYDFDTLKKQALTKEFKPVSLKGTADFKIENNARTVNSKNVVAKIEGSDPKLKNEYVIYSAHWDHLGIDEQLPGERSKQIYHGALDNASGVAALMELAKAYKALPKAPKRTILFIATTAEEKGLLGAKYYAAHPLYPLKQTIANINIDGINAWGKTAQIENVTSGHTSIDGLLEKYAKGQGRLMEQDSRSELGSFYRADQLEFARAGVPVLYTKARSRYLDKPENYAEEVVDNYFTHDYHQPTDGFRNDWDFSGGVQDIQLLFQVGLDIAQGVTPTWNAGSEFKAGGDKRLK from the coding sequence ATGTCTTCCTTCCGTCCCCTGCTGTTGTCCGCTCTCGCCCTGAGCGCCCTCCCCGCGCTGGCGCAAGCGCCGGCCAAGGCCCTGAACGCCATCTCGGCCAAGGATCTGCTGGAGCACATCCAAACGCTGGCGTCCGACGAATTCGAAGGCCGCGCGCCAGGCACGGCCGGCGAGACCAAAACCGTGGCCTACATCCAGCAGGAATTCAAGAAGCTGGGCCTGAAGCCGGGCAACCCGGACGGCAGCTGGGTGCAAGCGGTGCCGATGCGCGGTCAAAGGCCGACGCCGAGCTTCAGCTACACCATCGGCGGCCAGAAAGTGGCGTTGAGTTTCCCGAATGACTATGTTGCCCATTCGACCAGCCAGCCGACCAGCGTCAACGTCAACAACTCGGACATCGTGTTTGTCGGCTATGGCGTGCAGGCGCCGGAATACGGTTGGGACGATTACAAAGGCGTCGACGTGCGCGGCAAGACCATCCTGATGTTGATCAACGACCCGGCCGTGGTCGATCCGAGCAATCCCGAGCAGCTGGACCCTGCCATGTTCAAGGGCAAGGCCATGACCTACTACGGCCGCTGGACCTACAAATACGAAATCGCCGCCAAGCTGGGCGCGGCGGCGGCCATGATCATTCATGAAACAAAGCCGGCCGCCTATCCGTGGGACGTGGTGCGCAGCGGTGGCGTGGCAGAACACTTCAGCCTGTTGCGCAACGGCGATGATCCGGACGCGCCGACGGTGCCGGGCTGGATCCAGCTGGACCAAGCCAAGGCCATGATGGCCGCCGCCGGCTATGATTTCGACACGCTGAAAAAGCAGGCGTTGACCAAGGAATTCAAACCGGTCAGCCTGAAAGGCACGGCCGATTTTAAAATCGAGAATAACGCCCGCACCGTGAATTCGAAAAACGTGGTGGCGAAAATCGAAGGCAGCGATCCCAAGCTGAAAAATGAATATGTGATTTACAGCGCCCACTGGGATCATCTGGGCATCGACGAGCAATTGCCCGGTGAGCGCAGCAAACAGATTTATCACGGTGCGCTGGATAATGCTTCCGGCGTTGCCGCGTTAATGGAACTGGCAAAAGCCTATAAAGCGCTGCCAAAGGCACCGAAGCGCACGATACTGTTTATCGCAACGACTGCGGAAGAAAAAGGCCTGCTAGGCGCGAAATATTATGCCGCTCATCCGCTCTACCCGCTCAAGCAAACCATCGCCAATATTAATATCGACGGTATCAACGCCTGGGGTAAAACGGCGCAAATCGAAAACGTCACGTCGGGACATACAAGCATCGATGGTTTGCTGGAAAAATACGCAAAAGGTCAAGGTCGTCTGATGGAACAAGACAGCCGGTCCGAATTGGGCAGTTTCTACCGCGCCGACCAATTGGAATTTGCGCGTGCCGGCGTGCCGGTTTTATATACCAAAGCTCGCAGCCGTTATCTTGATAAACCTGAAAACTATGCGGAAGAAGTAGTCGACAACTACTTCACGCACGACTACCACCAACCAACGGATGGTTTCCGCAACGACTGGGACTTCAGCGGCGGCGTACAAGATATTCAACTGCTATTCCAGGTCGGCCTCGATATCGCCCAAGGCGTCACACCGACCTGGAACGCCGGCTCCGAATTCAAAGCCGGCGGCGACAAGCGCCTGAAATAG
- a CDS encoding Spy/CpxP family protein refolding chaperone — translation MNILRKSILIGFTVLGMAAAHAQDSQQRDHHPNKEQMQARMADMYAKRQARLHDLLKLSTQQEAAWANYQAAIKPAFDGKRMEHKRGEKLTAPQRLTLALEMTKKREAMLETRLQAVTAFYGQLSPAQQTLFDEHGMRGHGGKWGQRGRHGHFGHGGERS, via the coding sequence ATGAACATCTTACGCAAAAGCATACTGATCGGTTTCACCGTACTGGGCATGGCCGCAGCGCATGCACAGGATAGCCAGCAACGCGACCACCATCCAAACAAGGAACAGATGCAGGCCCGCATGGCCGACATGTACGCCAAGCGCCAGGCGCGGCTGCATGATCTGCTGAAGCTGAGCACGCAGCAGGAAGCTGCGTGGGCCAACTACCAGGCGGCCATCAAGCCGGCCTTCGACGGCAAGCGCATGGAGCACAAACGCGGCGAGAAGCTGACCGCTCCGCAACGCCTGACGTTAGCGCTGGAGATGACCAAGAAGCGCGAAGCGATGCTGGAAACCCGCCTGCAGGCCGTGACCGCGTTTTACGGCCAACTGAGCCCGGCGCAGCAAACGCTGTTCGATGAGCACGGCATGCGCGGTCACGGCGGCAAGTGGGGCCAGCGTGGCCGTCACGGCCACTTCGGCCACGGCGGCGAGCGCAGCTGA
- the dsbD gene encoding protein-disulfide reductase DsbD — protein sequence MSRFAPYTRFAGLIAPLLALIALLLQPARAEDFLDPSEAFKFSARMVDGHTVAVNFQIADGYYMYRERFKFSAVGAKLGVPQIPPGKVHYDETFAKDVETYRKGLTITIPVDVNGPFTLQVSGQGCSEKGLCYAPQDYKASLTGSGSVPLPAAATTATAAATAVTAAASSTAAAQAVVGEGRPAAVTPGVNIYTVPTPTATDTTPPAPAAAPVVAAPASESGRLEAALKSGKLLVILPLFALLGLGLSFTPCVLPMVPILSSIIVGEGAGSSRSRGLILSVTYALGMALVYTALGVAAGLAGEGLASALQNPWVLGAFALLMALLSLSMFGFYELQVPAALQNKLSTVSNRQSSGKLAGVFVMGAISALIVGPCVAAPLAAALVYISQSRDIVIGGSALFAMAVGMSVPLILVGISAGTLLPKAGMWMDSVKRFFGVLMLAVGWWLVSPVLPGAVQMMGWAALLVGYGIYLLLNSGQWVAKPVGVIVAVLGVAQLVGVVSGGRDPLAPLSHLAGAKAAHEAPLAFQRIKTVQQLDAVLAQTSGKTAMLDFYADWCVSCKEMEKLTFVDPQVRAKLADSVLLQVDVTANDADDKAMLKRFGLFGPPGIILFDKQGKEIPNARVIGYQDAAKFTASLGALH from the coding sequence ATGTCCCGATTCGCTCCCTACACCCGATTTGCCGGCCTGATCGCGCCCCTGCTGGCGTTGATCGCGCTCTTGCTGCAGCCCGCCCGCGCCGAGGACTTCCTCGATCCGTCCGAGGCCTTCAAGTTCTCGGCGCGCATGGTCGACGGGCATACCGTGGCCGTGAATTTCCAGATCGCCGACGGCTATTATATGTACCGCGAGCGCTTCAAGTTCAGCGCCGTCGGCGCCAAGCTGGGCGTGCCGCAGATCCCGCCGGGCAAGGTGCATTACGACGAGACCTTCGCCAAGGATGTGGAGACGTATCGCAAGGGCCTGACCATCACGATACCGGTGGACGTCAACGGTCCCTTCACCTTGCAGGTAAGCGGCCAGGGCTGCTCGGAAAAAGGGCTGTGCTATGCGCCGCAGGATTACAAGGCGTCGCTGACCGGTAGCGGCTCGGTGCCGTTGCCAGCCGCCGCCACAACAGCCACGGCCGCCGCCACCGCGGTCACCGCAGCCGCGTCATCAACCGCCGCCGCGCAAGCCGTCGTCGGCGAAGGCAGGCCGGCCGCCGTCACGCCGGGCGTCAACATCTACACCGTGCCGACGCCAACCGCCACCGACACCACGCCACCGGCGCCAGCCGCAGCGCCAGTCGTCGCCGCGCCCGCCAGCGAATCCGGCCGCCTGGAAGCGGCGTTGAAAAGCGGCAAACTGCTGGTGATCCTGCCGCTGTTCGCTTTGCTGGGGCTGGGCCTGTCGTTCACGCCTTGCGTGCTGCCGATGGTGCCTATCCTGTCGTCCATCATCGTGGGTGAGGGCGCGGGCAGCAGCCGCAGTCGCGGCCTGATCCTGTCGGTCACCTATGCGCTCGGCATGGCCCTGGTCTACACCGCGCTGGGCGTGGCGGCAGGACTGGCCGGCGAAGGCTTGGCCAGCGCGTTGCAAAATCCATGGGTGCTGGGCGCCTTCGCCCTGCTGATGGCCTTGCTGTCGCTGTCAATGTTCGGCTTCTACGAACTGCAGGTGCCGGCCGCGCTGCAAAACAAACTGAGCACCGTCTCCAACCGTCAGTCCTCCGGCAAGCTGGCCGGCGTATTCGTGATGGGCGCGATTTCCGCCTTGATCGTCGGCCCTTGCGTGGCCGCGCCGCTGGCCGCCGCGCTGGTCTACATCAGCCAGTCGCGCGACATTGTCATCGGCGGCAGCGCGCTGTTCGCCATGGCGGTCGGCATGAGCGTGCCGCTGATCCTGGTGGGCATATCGGCCGGCACGCTGCTGCCGAAGGCCGGCATGTGGATGGATTCCGTGAAGCGCTTCTTTGGCGTGCTGATGCTGGCGGTGGGCTGGTGGCTGGTGTCGCCGGTGCTGCCGGGCGCCGTGCAGATGATGGGCTGGGCCGCGTTGCTGGTCGGTTATGGCATATACCTGCTGCTGAATTCCGGCCAGTGGGTGGCCAAGCCGGTCGGCGTGATCGTTGCCGTGCTGGGCGTGGCGCAACTGGTGGGCGTGGTCAGCGGCGGACGCGATCCGTTGGCGCCGCTGTCGCATCTGGCCGGCGCCAAGGCCGCGCACGAAGCGCCGCTGGCTTTCCAGCGCATCAAGACCGTGCAGCAGCTGGACGCCGTGCTGGCCCAGACCAGCGGCAAGACCGCCATGCTGGACTTCTACGCCGACTGGTGCGTGTCCTGCAAAGAAATGGAAAAGCTGACTTTCGTCGATCCGCAAGTGCGCGCCAAGCTGGCTGACAGCGTGCTGCTGCAAGTGGACGTGACCGCCAACGATGCCGACGACAAGGCCATGCTGAAACGCTTCGGCCTGTTCGGCCCGCCGGGCATCATCCTGTTCGACAAGCAGGGCAAGGAGATCCCCAACGCGCGCGTGATCGGCTATCAGGATGCGGCGAAGTTCACCGCATCCCTGGGCGCGCTCCACTAA